From a single Helicovermis profundi genomic region:
- a CDS encoding ornithine cyclodeaminase family protein: protein MFKLKVLNNDVLKEILKMEDVLKMIEKVYVLKAEGKTELFPMVFHEFNPGVADMDIKSGVLNDVDIFGLKLVSWFGENKNKDLPLLVGTTLLFDSNTGAPLAILNAEHITGMRTGAAGAIGAKYLARKNSSSLLMVGTGHIAQFEIAATLIAMESIDTVRIYDPMHNEKSVEYVKSIEAVLRENFAITRKITFLPVTSLENAVSKSDIIITATPSKEAMIKKEWVKKGTHFSCVGSDMEGKQEIDENIFKDAILVVDDISQAINVGETEMPIKKGIIKKEDVMVEIGDIILGSKKGRTSENDITIFDTTGIAIQDLITSKLALDIAKERNLGITIDL, encoded by the coding sequence ATGTTTAAATTAAAAGTTTTGAATAATGACGTTTTAAAGGAAATACTAAAGATGGAAGATGTTTTAAAAATGATAGAAAAAGTATATGTTTTAAAAGCAGAGGGAAAAACAGAGCTTTTTCCAATGGTATTTCATGAATTCAATCCAGGTGTAGCTGATATGGATATAAAATCAGGTGTTTTAAATGATGTAGATATTTTCGGTTTAAAATTAGTATCATGGTTTGGAGAAAATAAAAATAAAGACTTGCCTTTACTTGTTGGAACAACATTATTATTTGATAGTAATACAGGTGCACCGCTTGCAATTCTTAATGCTGAACATATAACTGGCATGAGAACTGGAGCAGCTGGAGCGATTGGTGCTAAATATTTAGCGAGAAAAAATTCGAGTTCTTTACTTATGGTTGGTACGGGACATATCGCACAGTTTGAAATTGCCGCAACTTTAATTGCTATGGAAAGTATAGACACAGTAAGAATATATGACCCAATGCATAATGAAAAATCGGTAGAATATGTTAAAAGTATTGAGGCAGTTTTAAGAGAAAATTTTGCCATAACTAGAAAAATCACATTTTTACCAGTTACATCTCTTGAAAATGCAGTTTCAAAAAGTGATATTATTATAACTGCTACTCCTTCAAAAGAAGCAATGATCAAAAAAGAATGGGTAAAAAAAGGAACGCATTTTAGCTGTGTTGGTTCAGATATGGAAGGAAAACAAGAAATTGACGAAAATATTTTTAAAGATGCTATTCTTGTTGTAGACGATATAAGTCAAGCTATAAATGTTGGTGAAACGGAAATGCCTATAAAAAAAGGCATTATTAAAAAAGAAGATGTAATGGTGGAAATTGGAGATATTATACTAGGAAGTAAAAAAGGTAGAACTTCTGAAAATGATATTACTATATTTGATACAACAGGAATTGCAATTCAAGATTTAATTACTTCAAAACTTGCACTAGATATTGCAAAGGAAAGAAATCTTGGAATTACAATTGATTTATAG
- the trpC gene encoding indole-3-glycerol phosphate synthase TrpC, producing MNILNEIVNKKKQRLLKDKAEYSIEYYKKMIKPRNTSISFKDALKKEKISIIAEIKRASPSLGIIDKNFNHIKKAKEYHNSGVSAISVLTEEDFFLGKIEYISDIRKITNKPILRKDFITSKQEIYQSRVYGADAILLIASILTKEKLNEFIDLCKTLKMDSLVEVHTKEELLLVLETKADIIGINNRNLKTFETDINNTLNLKKYINSNILLVSESGVKTLEDIIKLEKNSVDGVLIGESFMNGSIDLDQYF from the coding sequence ATGAATATACTAAATGAAATTGTAAATAAAAAAAAACAAAGATTATTAAAAGATAAGGCAGAATATTCAATTGAGTATTATAAGAAAATGATAAAACCAAGAAACACATCTATTTCATTTAAAGATGCTCTAAAAAAAGAAAAAATAAGTATAATAGCAGAAATAAAAAGAGCCTCTCCATCACTTGGTATAATTGATAAAAATTTTAATCATATTAAGAAAGCTAAAGAATATCATAATTCAGGAGTTAGTGCAATTTCAGTTTTAACTGAAGAAGACTTTTTTTTAGGGAAAATTGAGTATATTTCTGATATAAGAAAAATTACTAATAAACCTATTTTAAGGAAAGATTTTATAACTTCAAAACAAGAAATATATCAGTCAAGAGTTTATGGAGCTGATGCAATATTACTTATTGCATCTATATTAACTAAAGAAAAATTAAATGAATTTATAGATTTATGCAAAACTTTAAAAATGGATTCTTTAGTTGAAGTTCATACAAAGGAAGAACTGTTATTAGTACTTGAAACAAAGGCAGATATAATTGGAATTAATAATAGAAATCTAAAGACCTTTGAAACTGACATTAATAATACTTTAAATTTAAAGAAATATATTAATTCAAATATTCTTCTTGTTAGCGAGAGTGGAGTTAAAACTTTAGAAGATATTATAAAATTAGAAAAAAATTCAGTAGACGGAGTTTTAATTGGTGAAAGTTTTATGAATGGAAGCATTGATTTAGACCAATATTTTTAA
- a CDS encoding PucR family transcriptional regulator, with the protein MSISVYNALLLPQLKNLKLVSGENGLNKIIEKIGILDHEMIEGIIGNFTKGDFVITTFTAIRDDKSKIEKCIKDLAICEISALAIKNIYVKELSKNIIDFANRHKLPILFFEENIYFEDVIEDLMSGMLSRSHMELMASKIDILFNNDLKKNIVRDLAYEINRNFYNEHIVIFCKEKRYLNDESLINTTERYSRSRAKSIHHSIIKYKEGLVIILTYKKITNKDIAIDTSNIFKSLNITEKTFYIGKSTYAFELMYLDESIKESIFASRSCELLNENPKNYEDIGIYKLLLPYANDKWLQSFTNSLLDLIKRYDDGKFINTARIFIKNNGDINLTALEMYQHKNTIRYRINKMKELLSIDSENEFYEQLSIAIKCEKLI; encoded by the coding sequence ATGTCAATATCTGTTTACAATGCACTTTTGCTCCCACAATTAAAAAATCTTAAATTAGTTTCTGGAGAAAACGGTCTTAATAAAATAATAGAAAAAATAGGTATACTAGATCATGAAATGATTGAAGGTATTATTGGAAATTTTACAAAAGGTGATTTTGTAATAACTACTTTTACAGCTATCAGAGATGATAAAAGTAAAATTGAAAAGTGTATTAAGGATCTTGCAATATGTGAAATTTCAGCATTAGCAATTAAAAATATATATGTAAAAGAATTATCAAAGAATATTATAGACTTTGCTAACAGACATAAACTGCCTATTCTTTTTTTTGAAGAAAACATTTATTTTGAAGATGTAATCGAAGATTTAATGAGTGGAATGCTTTCAAGAAGCCATATGGAATTAATGGCTTCTAAAATTGATATTCTTTTTAATAATGATCTTAAAAAAAATATAGTTCGGGATCTAGCCTATGAAATTAATAGAAATTTTTATAATGAGCATATTGTTATTTTTTGCAAAGAAAAAAGATACTTAAATGACGAGAGTTTAATAAACACAACTGAACGTTATAGTAGAAGTAGAGCAAAAAGCATTCATCATAGTATAATTAAATATAAAGAAGGTCTAGTAATCATCTTAACATATAAAAAAATAACTAATAAAGATATTGCTATAGACACTTCAAATATTTTTAAATCCCTAAATATAACTGAAAAAACTTTTTATATAGGAAAAAGCACATACGCATTTGAATTAATGTATCTTGATGAAAGCATAAAGGAAAGTATATTTGCATCAAGATCCTGCGAACTTTTAAATGAAAACCCTAAAAATTATGAAGATATAGGTATATATAAATTGCTACTTCCTTATGCCAATGATAAATGGCTACAATCATTTACAAATTCCTTACTAGACCTCATTAAGCGCTACGACGATGGAAAATTTATTAATACAGCAAGAATATTTATTAAAAACAATGGTGATATAAATTTAACTGCGCTAGAAATGTACCAACACAAAAATACTATTAGATATAGAATTAATAAGATGAAAGAACTACTTAGTATAGATTCGGAAAATGAATTTTATGAACAACTTTCTATTGCAATTAAATGTGAAAAATTAATATAA
- a CDS encoding anthranilate synthase component II, with translation MVLVIDNYDSFTFNLVQLISKFTKNIEVRRNDKISLKEIKNKNYSHIIISPGPKYPKDAGITMEVIKNMSGKIPILGVCLGHQAIVEVFGGNIMRLIEPFHGKTSEIKYKKIGIFKNVNGILIGARYHSLVADMKSIPNCLEVIGKSEDNLVMAISHKSFNTIGLQFHPESFLSNNAENIIGTFLNIKGGLK, from the coding sequence ATGGTATTAGTTATTGATAATTATGATTCATTTACATTTAATCTAGTTCAACTTATAAGTAAATTTACAAAAAATATTGAAGTTCGGCGTAATGATAAAATTTCTCTTAAAGAAATAAAAAACAAAAATTATAGTCATATTATTATTTCTCCTGGTCCTAAATATCCAAAAGACGCAGGTATTACTATGGAAGTTATTAAAAATATGAGTGGTAAAATTCCTATCCTTGGAGTATGCCTTGGCCATCAAGCTATAGTAGAAGTATTTGGTGGAAATATAATGAGACTTATTGAACCGTTTCATGGGAAAACGAGTGAAATAAAATATAAGAAAATAGGAATATTTAAAAATGTTAATGGAATATTAATAGGCGCTAGGTATCATTCATTAGTTGCTGATATGAAGTCAATTCCAAACTGTTTAGAAGTTATAGGAAAAAGTGAAGACAATCTTGTTATGGCAATAAGTCATAAAAGCTTTAATACTATTGGTCTTCAGTTTCATCCAGAATCATTTTTAAGTAATAATGCAGAAAATATAATTGGAACATTTTTAAATATAAAAGGAGGATTAAAATGA
- a CDS encoding anthranilate synthase component I family protein gives MEVKTNYKIINGKNYSLVEIYENLHDNLSFIFEGNKGKFSYFGRNPIGRIVSENDELNYYKYSDKSPFESEIKEGNVFENLRKYLEFNFYEEKLDHVEFKGGYIGFVSYDSIKNIEEIKINNKKDIDIPEIDLMLYDEVICYDNFKNDIYIIVNSYVENSVQYIDERIDKIEDEIRKIKCKTNFKIKIKLESENKENTHISLNGKENEKINNIDISNIKFLTSKSKFIDNVKLAKEYIKNGDIFQVVLSRKAVIKCEEKGFNIYKKLRKVNFSDYMFYINFGTYEVLGSSPEILAKKIKNKIYSCPIAGTRKRGISDLEDKNNESELLNDSKEKSEHNMLVDLSRNDIGRVSKFGKVSLKKYMNVEKFSYVMHLVSLVEGELKDGLDSIDVLTSCMPAGTVSGAPKIRAMEIIEELEENRRGFYAGGVGFFSFDGNMDLCIAIRSALIKGGEIFVQAGAGIVAESTPEKEFIETEDKLKSIITALKMVN, from the coding sequence ATGGAGGTAAAAACAAATTATAAAATAATAAATGGAAAAAATTACTCTTTAGTAGAGATTTATGAGAATCTACATGACAATTTATCCTTTATTTTTGAAGGAAACAAGGGAAAGTTTTCTTATTTTGGAAGAAATCCTATTGGAAGAATAGTTTCTGAAAATGATGAACTTAATTACTATAAATACAGTGATAAGTCTCCATTTGAAAGTGAAATAAAGGAAGGAAATGTATTTGAAAATTTAAGAAAGTATTTAGAATTTAATTTCTACGAAGAGAAATTAGATCACGTTGAGTTTAAAGGTGGTTATATTGGTTTTGTTTCATATGACAGTATAAAAAATATAGAAGAAATTAAAATTAATAATAAAAAAGATATTGATATTCCTGAAATTGACTTAATGCTCTATGATGAAGTTATTTGCTATGATAATTTTAAGAACGACATATATATCATTGTAAACTCTTATGTTGAAAATAGTGTTCAATATATTGATGAGAGAATAGATAAAATTGAAGATGAAATTAGAAAAATAAAATGTAAAACTAATTTCAAAATTAAAATTAAGCTAGAAAGTGAAAATAAAGAAAATACTCATATTAGTCTTAATGGAAAAGAGAATGAAAAAATAAATAATATTGATATTTCAAATATTAAATTTTTAACTTCTAAGTCGAAATTTATTGATAATGTGAAACTTGCAAAAGAATATATAAAAAATGGTGATATTTTTCAAGTTGTTCTTTCTAGAAAAGCAGTAATTAAATGTGAGGAAAAAGGCTTTAACATTTATAAGAAGCTTAGAAAAGTAAATTTTTCAGATTATATGTTTTATATAAATTTTGGGACATATGAAGTACTTGGATCATCACCAGAAATATTAGCGAAAAAAATAAAAAACAAAATATATTCTTGTCCAATAGCAGGAACTAGGAAAAGAGGGATAAGTGATTTAGAAGACAAGAATAATGAAAGTGAACTTTTAAATGATTCAAAAGAAAAATCTGAACATAATATGCTTGTAGATTTATCGCGTAATGATATTGGAAGAGTATCAAAGTTTGGAAAAGTATCTCTTAAAAAATATATGAATGTTGAAAAATTTTCTTATGTAATGCATCTTGTTTCCTTGGTGGAAGGAGAACTTAAAGATGGACTGGATTCAATTGATGTATTAACTTCATGTATGCCTGCTGGAACAGTGTCAGGGGCACCTAAAATTAGAGCCATGGAAATAATAGAAGAACTCGAAGAAAATAGAAGAGGTTTTTATGCAGGTGGAGTAGGATTTTTTAGTTTTGATGGAAATATGGATTTGTGTATTGCAATAAGAAGCGCACTTATAAAAGGCGGAGAAATATTCGTGCAAGCAGGAGCTGGAATAGTTGCTGAGTCTACACCAGAAAAAGAATTTATAGAAACTGAGGATAAACTTAAGAGTATTATTACTGCACTAAAAATGGTTAATTAA
- the trpD gene encoding anthranilate phosphoribosyltransferase encodes MRDNLNKLLKLEDLTMDQMYKSMNDILKKNISDIEISSFLTALEIKGVKKDELIGAVKCLKENAKKVEIKSDDVIIDTCGTGGDGKNTINISTGATIIAAGAGVKILKHGNRAVSSKSGSTDVLEELKIRIPTNKDDVKEEFIKHGVSFLYAPLYHKTLKNVANVRKKLGFNTIFNMLGPLVNPSNVKYQVVGVSNPSYTELYCEVLKYFGAKRALVVHGLDGIDEITITDKSKISELKDNKIKTYYIDPKDFGINKVESKEILGLSAKDNAMRIKKVFMGEEGAVKDILALNAGAYIYIYGSATSIKEGYNMALKSLENGDVFKKYVELTKFYSKY; translated from the coding sequence ATGAGAGATAACTTAAATAAACTACTAAAATTAGAGGATTTAACAATGGATCAAATGTATAAGTCAATGAATGATATCTTAAAAAAAAATATATCAGATATTGAAATTTCATCTTTTTTAACAGCTCTTGAAATAAAGGGAGTAAAAAAAGATGAGTTAATTGGAGCTGTAAAGTGTTTAAAAGAAAATGCTAAAAAAGTTGAAATAAAAAGCGATGATGTAATAATTGACACATGTGGTACAGGAGGAGACGGAAAAAACACAATAAATATTTCGACCGGTGCCACGATTATTGCAGCAGGTGCGGGAGTGAAAATATTAAAACATGGCAATAGAGCGGTATCGAGTAAAAGTGGTAGTACGGATGTACTAGAAGAGTTAAAAATTAGAATTCCAACAAATAAAGATGATGTAAAAGAAGAGTTTATAAAACATGGAGTAAGTTTTTTATATGCTCCCTTGTATCATAAAACTTTAAAAAATGTAGCGAATGTTAGAAAAAAGCTAGGGTTTAATACTATTTTTAATATGCTTGGTCCACTTGTTAATCCATCAAATGTAAAATATCAAGTTGTTGGGGTTTCTAATCCATCTTATACTGAGCTTTATTGTGAAGTATTAAAATACTTTGGAGCAAAACGTGCTTTGGTTGTTCATGGTTTAGATGGAATTGATGAAATTACTATAACAGATAAAAGCAAAATAAGTGAATTAAAAGATAATAAAATAAAAACCTACTATATTGATCCAAAAGATTTTGGAATAAATAAAGTAGAATCAAAAGAAATATTAGGACTCAGTGCAAAAGATAATGCAATGAGAATTAAAAAAGTATTTATGGGAGAAGAGGGCGCAGTTAAGGATATTTTAGCACTTAATGCTGGTGCATATATATATATTTATGGAAGTGCTACTAGCATAAAGGAAGGATATAATATGGCTCTTAAGTCACTAGAAAATGGTGATGTCTTCAAAAAATACGTTGAATTAACGAAATTCTATTCTAAATATTAA
- the trpA gene encoding tryptophan synthase subunit alpha, whose amino-acid sequence MQINKIIETINNKNRAAFMPFITAGFPSIEKNIEYIKLIIESGADILELGVPYSDPLADGEVIQNSSKIALDNGFKIENLFEVIEKIKEFSDIPIVIMTYLNSVLSYGEVKFSFKLNSLGVNNVIIPDLPMEEKSILEGSFSKNKINLISILAPTSKERTKKIIDNSSGFLYVVSANGTTGETEMNVNIVKETLSDIWLEADIPLALGFGISSAKHIEEFRNHSNGLIVGSAIIKKINECERLKSQLPLRKFINELSLACFRN is encoded by the coding sequence ATGCAAATTAATAAAATTATTGAGACTATAAATAATAAAAACAGAGCAGCTTTTATGCCCTTTATTACTGCAGGATTTCCAAGTATTGAAAAAAATATTGAGTATATTAAATTAATTATAGAATCGGGAGCGGATATTTTAGAACTAGGAGTTCCTTATTCTGATCCACTTGCTGATGGTGAGGTGATTCAAAATTCATCAAAAATTGCACTCGATAATGGTTTTAAAATCGAAAATTTATTTGAAGTAATTGAAAAAATAAAAGAATTTTCTGATATTCCAATTGTTATAATGACATATTTAAATTCTGTACTTAGCTACGGGGAAGTTAAATTTTCTTTCAAATTAAATTCTCTTGGGGTAAATAACGTAATAATACCCGATCTTCCAATGGAAGAAAAGTCTATATTAGAAGGTAGTTTTTCTAAAAATAAAATAAATTTAATTTCTATATTAGCACCGACTTCAAAGGAGAGGACAAAAAAAATTATAGATAATTCATCAGGTTTTTTATATGTTGTCTCTGCAAATGGAACTACAGGTGAAACAGAGATGAATGTAAATATAGTTAAAGAAACATTAAGTGATATTTGGTTAGAAGCGGATATACCACTAGCACTTGGTTTTGGAATATCGAGTGCAAAACATATTGAAGAATTTAGAAATCATAGTAATGGACTAATAGTTGGAAGTGCTATAATTAAAAAAATAAATGAATGTGAAAGGCTAAAAAGTCAACTACCACTTAGGAAATTTATTAACGAATTATCCTTAGCTTGTTTTAGGAATTAA
- a CDS encoding aminotransferase translates to MKIKDFGVEIWMNLYENNCKYNLAETCVDSLRVEELLDMIGNKSEIVENILKMQMSYGDIEGSEKLIKGIKSLYKNNNGKHVTVTHGAIGANSLAMFALVEPGDRVISVLPTYQQHYSIPEIYGADVKILKLKMENDFLPDLEELKSYINDKTKLICINNPNNPTGSLMDENFLKEIVKIAKTCNAYVLCDEVYRGLDHSGSGFTSSIADLYDKGISSGSISKTFSLAGLRIGWLVGPEGFIEKVNRRRDYTTISCGRIDDYLAGLALENKEKIISRSHKIVKANIKILDNWVNNEPKITYVKPKSGTTAFLKYDFDIKSEEFCIRLLEKKGVMLVPGKALDMEGFLRIGYAFSPDELKIGLEKISEFISEL, encoded by the coding sequence ATGAAGATAAAGGATTTTGGAGTAGAGATTTGGATGAATTTATACGAAAATAATTGTAAATATAATTTAGCAGAAACTTGTGTAGACTCGCTTAGAGTTGAAGAATTATTAGATATGATAGGAAATAAGTCTGAAATAGTGGAAAATATTTTAAAAATGCAAATGAGTTATGGTGATATTGAAGGTTCTGAAAAATTGATTAAAGGAATTAAATCACTTTATAAAAATAATAATGGAAAACATGTAACAGTAACTCATGGAGCAATAGGAGCGAATTCACTTGCAATGTTTGCATTAGTTGAACCAGGAGATAGGGTGATTTCTGTTTTACCAACATATCAGCAACATTATTCTATTCCTGAAATATACGGTGCAGATGTTAAAATTCTTAAACTGAAAATGGAAAATGACTTTTTACCAGATTTAGAAGAATTAAAATCATATATTAATGATAAGACAAAGCTTATATGTATAAATAATCCTAATAACCCTACTGGGTCATTAATGGATGAAAATTTTTTAAAAGAAATAGTTAAAATTGCTAAAACATGCAATGCGTATGTTCTTTGCGATGAAGTATATAGAGGACTTGACCACAGTGGAAGTGGATTTACTAGTTCAATTGCTGATTTATACGATAAAGGAATAAGTTCTGGAAGTATTTCAAAAACATTTTCTCTAGCGGGCTTAAGAATTGGATGGTTAGTCGGACCTGAGGGATTTATTGAAAAAGTAAACAGAAGGCGTGACTATACAACTATAAGTTGCGGTAGAATTGATGATTATCTTGCGGGCCTTGCACTAGAAAATAAAGAAAAAATTATTAGTAGAAGTCATAAAATAGTAAAAGCAAATATAAAAATACTTGATAATTGGGTTAATAATGAACCCAAAATAACTTATGTGAAACCAAAATCTGGTACTACAGCATTCTTAAAGTATGATTTTGATATTAAATCAGAAGAATTTTGCATACGACTTCTTGAAAAAAAAGGTGTAATGTTAGTTCCAGGTAAAGCACTTGATATGGAAGGATTTTTAAGAATTGGATATGCCTTTAGTCCAGACGAACTTAAAATTGGACTTGAAAAGATATCAGAATTTATTAGTGAATTGTAA
- the trpB gene encoding tryptophan synthase subunit beta: MNKKSYFGSFGGQFVPETLMKALIDLENEYNKVKNSEEFIKELDYNLKYYCGRETPLYYAENLTKELKIGKIYLKREDLNHTGAHKINNAIGQVLLAKRMGKEKIIAETGAGQHGVATATACAKFNMKCQVFMGEEDIKRQYLNVKRMELLGAKVIAVKSGSKTLKDATNEAIRNWVKNVDDTFYVIGSVVGPHPYPTIVRDFQRIIGDEVKNQILKVEGKLPNVLIACVGGGSNSMGLFYPFIDDNGVDLIGVEAGGHGINTEKHAATISKGSIGIIHGMKTYMLKDSDGHIKEVHSISAGLDYPGIGPEHAYLNEIKRAKYKSITDKEAIDGFLMLCKSEGIIPALESSHALAYLNKMKKIDKIEDKIIVLNLSGRGDKDVYTVLDVIDKEEESNAN; encoded by the coding sequence ATGAATAAAAAAAGTTATTTTGGAAGTTTTGGTGGACAATTTGTACCTGAAACGCTTATGAAAGCACTAATAGACTTGGAAAATGAGTATAATAAAGTAAAAAATAGCGAAGAATTTATAAAGGAACTAGATTATAATTTAAAATATTACTGCGGAAGAGAGACTCCACTATACTATGCTGAAAATCTTACAAAAGAACTAAAAATAGGTAAAATATATTTAAAAAGAGAAGATTTAAATCACACTGGTGCTCATAAAATTAATAATGCGATTGGTCAGGTATTGCTTGCAAAAAGAATGGGTAAAGAAAAAATAATTGCAGAAACAGGAGCAGGACAGCATGGAGTTGCAACAGCAACAGCGTGTGCTAAATTCAATATGAAGTGTCAAGTATTTATGGGAGAAGAAGATATAAAAAGGCAGTATCTTAATGTTAAGAGAATGGAGCTACTTGGTGCTAAGGTTATAGCAGTTAAAAGTGGATCTAAAACATTAAAAGATGCAACTAATGAAGCTATTAGAAATTGGGTTAAGAATGTTGATGATACCTTTTACGTGATAGGTTCAGTTGTTGGACCGCATCCATATCCAACTATCGTTAGAGATTTTCAAAGAATAATTGGTGATGAAGTAAAAAATCAAATTTTAAAAGTTGAAGGAAAACTTCCAAATGTGTTAATTGCATGTGTTGGTGGTGGATCTAATTCAATGGGACTTTTTTATCCCTTTATTGATGATAATGGAGTAGACCTAATAGGGGTTGAAGCTGGAGGACATGGTATTAATACAGAAAAACATGCTGCTACAATAAGTAAAGGTTCAATTGGTATAATTCATGGTATGAAGACCTATATGCTTAAAGATAGTGATGGTCATATTAAAGAAGTCCATTCAATATCAGCAGGATTAGATTATCCTGGTATTGGACCAGAGCATGCATATTTAAATGAAATTAAAAGAGCAAAATACAAGTCAATAACAGATAAAGAAGCGATAGATGGATTTTTAATGCTTTGTAAATCTGAGGGAATAATACCAGCTCTTGAAAGTTCACATGCTTTAGCATACTTAAATAAGATGAAAAAAATTGATAAAATAGAAGACAAAATTATAGTTTTAAATTTATCTGGAAGAGGAGATAAGGATGTATATACAGTACTTGATGTAATTGATAAGGAGGAAGAATCTAATGCAAATTAA